The following proteins are co-located in the Paraburkholderia phytofirmans PsJN genome:
- the cobA gene encoding uroporphyrinogen-III C-methyltransferase — MGKVYLIGAGPGAADLITVRGARLLGTADVVLHDALVEAAMLDYAPARARRIAVGKRCGQLSTAQQFINKQIVDAALEHDVVVRLKGGDPMLFGRADEEMRALEAAGIDYEVVPGITAALASAASLKRSLTLRGVSRSVALATFSRAPGSDEIREQVNADSLVFYMGRDSGVEIAQQLIDAGKPAATPVAIVEACSTERERMLTLTLEELAAGDAQRWVDASQPSLLMIGDAFAERRLDVVRAADGMRVAA; from the coding sequence ATGGGTAAGGTTTATCTGATCGGCGCGGGGCCCGGCGCTGCGGACCTGATTACGGTACGTGGCGCGCGCCTGCTCGGCACCGCCGACGTGGTATTGCACGACGCGCTGGTCGAAGCGGCCATGCTCGATTACGCGCCAGCGCGTGCGCGGCGGATTGCGGTGGGTAAGCGTTGCGGGCAATTGTCGACAGCCCAGCAGTTCATCAACAAGCAGATCGTCGACGCCGCTTTGGAGCACGACGTGGTGGTACGCCTGAAAGGCGGCGACCCGATGCTGTTCGGCCGCGCCGATGAGGAGATGCGGGCGCTGGAAGCGGCCGGTATCGACTATGAAGTGGTGCCTGGAATCACCGCTGCGCTGGCGAGCGCGGCGTCGTTGAAGCGCTCGCTGACGCTGCGGGGTGTATCGCGCAGTGTCGCGCTGGCCACGTTCAGCCGTGCGCCGGGTTCCGATGAGATTCGTGAACAGGTGAATGCGGACTCGCTCGTGTTTTACATGGGCCGCGATAGCGGCGTCGAGATCGCGCAGCAGTTGATCGATGCCGGCAAGCCTGCTGCCACGCCGGTGGCGATTGTCGAAGCTTGCAGCACCGAGCGCGAGCGCATGCTGACGCTGACACTCGAAGAACTCGCAGCCGGCGACGCGCAGCGCTGGGTCGATGCATCGCAGCCGAGCCTGCTGATGATCGGCGACGCGTTCGCCGAGCGGCGGCTCGACGTGGTGCGTGCGGCTGACGGAATGCGGGTCGCCGCGTAA
- a CDS encoding AraC family transcriptional regulator has protein sequence MPSKLPLQNERIYAPYKIAALVEVLGEQGIAPEDCLKGSGVDAERINDAAALTSVRQYMAVCRNAILLSCSPATPFITGSRLHLSAYGMYGYALMSCLSLRDYFRLGVKYHQLATPTLTIEWTEYPDEGIWTFPDAFISGPSPELRQFLLEQQFMQHVTHLQDVAGRSCPPTKACFSYPAPAHADVYSEYLGCPCYFDQPQCELHYDSSILEQKPQLAHQLTATLLQETCDRLIGQAKTSVGVSGEVYQMLMRKPGEFPGMEEAAQALKMTSRTLRRRLESEGTSFVAIVDDVRCSLATEYLKTTKMSTDDIAMLLGFSDPANFRRALKRWTGKGPGELRG, from the coding sequence ATGCCGTCGAAGTTGCCGTTGCAGAACGAGCGCATTTACGCGCCGTACAAGATCGCAGCCCTGGTCGAAGTGCTCGGCGAACAGGGCATTGCGCCCGAGGACTGCCTGAAGGGCAGCGGTGTGGACGCCGAGCGGATCAACGATGCAGCGGCGCTGACTTCGGTGCGGCAATACATGGCCGTGTGCCGCAATGCGATCCTGCTGTCATGCAGTCCGGCGACGCCGTTCATCACCGGCTCGCGGCTGCATCTGTCCGCATACGGGATGTACGGCTATGCGCTGATGTCTTGCCTGTCGTTGCGCGATTACTTCCGGCTGGGCGTGAAGTATCACCAGCTCGCAACGCCGACGCTCACGATCGAATGGACCGAATATCCGGACGAAGGCATCTGGACATTTCCGGACGCTTTCATCTCCGGTCCGTCGCCCGAACTGCGCCAGTTCCTGCTCGAACAGCAGTTCATGCAGCACGTCACGCATCTTCAGGACGTTGCAGGGCGAAGCTGTCCGCCGACCAAAGCCTGCTTTTCGTATCCGGCGCCCGCACATGCGGACGTCTACAGCGAGTACCTTGGTTGTCCGTGCTATTTCGATCAGCCGCAGTGCGAGCTTCATTACGACAGCAGCATTCTCGAGCAGAAGCCGCAGCTCGCGCACCAGCTCACCGCCACGTTATTGCAGGAAACCTGCGATCGGTTGATCGGGCAGGCAAAGACATCGGTCGGCGTATCGGGGGAGGTGTATCAGATGCTGATGCGCAAGCCCGGCGAATTTCCGGGGATGGAAGAAGCCGCGCAAGCATTGAAGATGACGAGCCGCACGTTACGACGGCGGCTGGAGAGCGAAGGCACGTCGTTCGTCGCAATCGTCGACGACGTGCGCTGTTCGCTTGCCACTGAATATCTGAAGACCACGAAGATGAGCACCGACGATATCGCGATGCTGCTCGGCTTCAGCGACCCCGCGAATTTCCGGCGGGCACTCAAGCGCTGGACAGGGAAAGGGCCGGGAGAGTTGCGGGGCTGA
- a CDS encoding BKACE family enzyme, which produces MLNRKVIISCAVTGATHTPSMSEYLPVTPAQIAAQSIEAAEAGAAILHLHARNPADGKPTPSPEVFRQFVPAIVEATDAVINVTTGGSTRMTLADRLAYPRLAKPEMCSLNMGSMNFSIHPIAARMQSWRYDWEKDYIEGMEDTIFRNTFKDIKSILLELGEAGTRFEFECYDVGHLYNLAHFVDQGLIKPPFFIQSVFGILGGLGADPENMTVMRSTADRLFGRENYQFSILGAGRHQMAFVTMGAIMGGNVRVGLEDSVYLSKGVKAESNAQQVRKIRRILEELSFEIATPAEARQMLGLKGADKVSF; this is translated from the coding sequence TTGCTCAACCGCAAAGTCATTATTTCCTGCGCAGTGACCGGCGCGACGCATACGCCGTCGATGTCCGAATATCTCCCTGTGACGCCCGCGCAGATCGCCGCCCAGTCGATCGAAGCGGCCGAAGCCGGTGCCGCGATCCTGCATCTGCACGCACGTAATCCCGCCGACGGCAAACCCACGCCTTCGCCCGAAGTGTTCCGGCAATTCGTGCCCGCGATCGTCGAGGCCACCGACGCGGTCATCAACGTCACGACTGGCGGCAGTACGCGCATGACGCTTGCCGACCGGCTCGCCTACCCGCGCCTCGCGAAGCCGGAAATGTGCTCGCTGAACATGGGCTCGATGAACTTCTCGATTCACCCGATCGCCGCGCGCATGCAGTCGTGGCGCTATGACTGGGAGAAGGACTACATCGAGGGGATGGAAGACACGATCTTCCGCAATACCTTCAAGGACATCAAAAGCATCCTGCTCGAACTGGGCGAGGCCGGCACACGCTTCGAGTTCGAATGCTACGACGTCGGGCATCTGTACAACCTTGCGCATTTCGTCGACCAGGGTTTGATCAAGCCGCCGTTCTTCATTCAATCGGTATTCGGCATTCTCGGCGGACTCGGCGCGGACCCCGAGAACATGACGGTGATGCGTTCGACCGCCGACCGGCTGTTCGGCCGCGAAAACTACCAGTTCTCGATTCTTGGCGCGGGCCGTCATCAGATGGCGTTCGTGACGATGGGCGCGATCATGGGCGGCAACGTGCGCGTGGGCCTCGAAGACAGCGTGTATCTGTCTAAGGGCGTGAAAGCCGAAAGCAACGCTCAGCAGGTGCGCAAGATTCGCCGCATTCTCGAAGAGCTGTCGTTCGAGATCGCGACACCGGCCGAAGCGCGACAGATGCTCGGCCTTAAAGGTGCGGACAAGGTCAGCTTCTGA